A DNA window from Setaria viridis chromosome 2, Setaria_viridis_v4.0, whole genome shotgun sequence contains the following coding sequences:
- the LOC117844678 gene encoding heat shock 70 kDa protein, mitochondrial — protein sequence MAFGALVASRLARSSRTLASAVAQAPVAQRTAPPLLSRLGAVARALSTKLAAADVIGIDLGTTNSCVSVMEGKTPRVIENAEGARTTPSIVAKNQNGDLLIGITASRQAVTNAQNTIRGSKRLIGRTFDDPQTQKEMKMVTYKIVRAPNGDAWVEMGGQKYSPSQIGAFVLTKMKETAESYLGKTVSKAVITVPAYFNDAQRQATKDAGRIAGLEVMRIINEPTAAALSYGMNNKEGLIAVFDLGGGTFDVSILEISNGVFEVKATNGDTFLGGEDFDSALLEYLVAEFKKSDGIDLSMDKLALQRLREAAEKAKVELSSTMQTEINLPFITADTSGAKHFNITLTRSKFESLASNLIERTRIPCVNCLKDAGISAKEIDEVLLVGGMTRVPKVQEVVSQIFNKPPSKGVNPDEAVAMGAAIQGGILRGDVKELLLLDVTPLSLGIETLGGIFTRLINRNTTIPTKKSQVFSTAADNQTQVGIKVLQGEREMATDNKLLGEFQLEGIPPAPRGMPQIEVTFDIDANGIVKVSAKDKSTGKEQEITIKSSGGLSEGDIEKMVREAELHAQKDQEKKALIDLKNSADTTIYSIEKSVSEYKDKVPAEVTKEIESAVSDLRAAMAEDDLDKIKQKLEAANKAVSKIGEHMQQGGGGSAGSGGTSSGDQTPEAEYQDAKEAKM from the exons ATGGCCTTCGGGGCTCTCGTCGCGTCGAGGCTGGCCAGGTCCAGCCGCACCCTCGCCTCCGCCGTTGCCCAG GCTCCCGTGGCCCAGCGAACGGCGCCTCCTCTGCTCTCCAGGCTTGGAGCTGTAGCTCGTGCTCTCAG CACAAAGCTGGCGGCGGCAGATGTCATCGGGATCGATCTGGGCACAACGAATTCCTGCGTCTCCGTCATGGAGGGAAAG ACGCCACGGGTGATTGAAAATGCCGAGGGTGCGAGGACAACGCCATCCATTGTCGCCAAGAATCAGAATGGTGACCTGCTAATCGGTATCACTGCGAGCCGGCAGGCAGTGACCAACGCCCAGAACACAATTCGTGGGTCAAAGCGTCTGATCGGTAGGACCTTTGATGACCCGCAGACTCAGAaggagatgaagatggtgaCTTACAAGATTGTCAGGGCACCGAACGGTGATGCCTGGGTGGAGATGGGTGGCCAGAAGTACTCCCCTAGCCAGATTGGTGCATTTGTTCTCACCAAGATGAAGGAAACTGCAGAGTCTTACCTTGGCAAGACCGTCTCCAAGGCTGTTATTACCGTCCCAGCCTATTTTAATGATGCTCAGCGCCAGGCTACCAAGGATGCTGGTAGGATTGCTGGACTGGAGGTGATGAGGATTATCAACGAGCCCACGGCTGCAGCTCTGTCATATGGAATGAACAACAAGGAGGGCCTTATCGCTGTATTTGACCTGGGTGGTGGCACATTTGATGTGTCAATCCTTGAGATATCAAATGGAGTTTTTGAG GTCAAGGCAACCAATGGTGATACTTTCCTTGGTGGTGAGGACTTTGATAGTGCACTGCTTGAGTATCTGGTTGCTGAGTTCAAGAAGTCTGACGGCATTGATCTGAGCATGGACAAGTTAGCGCTGCAAAGGCTCAGGGAAGCTGCTGAGAAGGCCAAGGTCGAGCTTTCCTCCACTATGCAGACTGAAATCAACCTTCCCTTTATCACTGCTGATACCTCTGGTGCGAAGCACTTCAACATTACCTTGACCAGATCGAAGTTTGAGTCTCTTGCGAGCAATCTCATTGAGAGGACTCGGATCCCTTGTGTGAACTGCCTCAAGGATGCTGGCATCTCCGCAAAGGAGATTGACGAGGTTCTACTGGTTGGTGGTATGACAAGGGTGCCAAAGGTCCAGGAGGTTGTTTCTCAGATATTCAACAAGCCACCAAGCAAGGGTGTCAATCCAGATGAGGCTGTCGCCATGGGTGCTGCTATTCAGGGTGGCATCTTGAGGGGTGATGTGAAGGAGCTCCTGTTGCTGGATGTCACGCCCCTCTCCCTCGGCATTGAGACTCTTGGTGGCATCTTCACAAGGTTGATTAACCGGAACACCACAATTCCAACCAAGAAGAGCCAGGTCTTCTCCACCGCTGCAGATAACCAGACACAGGTTGGAATCAAGGTTCTTCAGGGTGAGAGGGAGATGGCCACAGATAACAAACTTCTTGGCGAATTCCAGCTTGAAGGCATTCCACCAGCTCCAAGAGGCATGCCCCAGATTGAGGTCACCTTTGATATTGATGCCAATGGCATTGTGAAGGTGTCAGCGAAGGACAAATCCACTGGCAAAGAACAAGAAATCACGATCAAGTCTTCTGGTGGTTTGTCGGAGGGTGATATCGAGAAGATGGTGAGGGAGGCTGAGCTGCATGCTCAGAAGGATCAGGAAAAGAAGGCCCTGATTGATCTCAAGAACTCTGCAGATACCACAATCTACAGCATCGAAAAGAGTGTCAGTGAGTACAAGGACAAGGTCCCTGCTGAAGTCACCAAGGAGATCGAGTCTGCTGTCTCTGATCTGAGGGCGGCTATGGCCGAGGACGATCTGGACAAGATCAAGCAGAAGCTGGAAGCTGCAAACAAGGCAGTGTCGAAGATTGGAGAGCACATGCAGCAAGGAGGCGGTGGCAGCGCAGGCAgtggtggcaccagcagtggagACCAGACTCCTGAAGCTGAGTACCAGGACGCAAAGGAAGCCAAGATGTAG
- the LOC117845745 gene encoding cinnamoyl-CoA reductase 1, translated as MAARAEEGAEAAAASGRTVVCVTGAGGYIASWLVKLLLSRGYAVHATVRDLSDEKTAHLKRLPGASDPQGLRLFRADLLDRGAMAAAIARCQGVFHVATPVPSGNLTDPEREMLDPAVTGTKNVLEAASAAKVRRVVVVSSMVTVEINPKNWPKDKIKDESCWSDKEFCRNNEDWYSVAKITSEEVALEYGRRIGLDVVTINPALVLGPLLQPTCNTSCQFLIYFLKGGPDRIRDKLWHIVDVRDVADALLLLYEAPAASGRHICAPHSVGARDLLRLLKRMYPGYPCVNEDSIIDMDNHAPMTSDKLRKLGWSCRPLEETIADTVGFCEQAGFLCDLQGAHCRFPPVYNKI; from the exons ATGGCCGCGCGTGCGGAGGAGGGAGctgaagccgccgccgcgagcgggAGGACGGTGGTGTGCgtgaccggcgccggcgggtacATCGCCTCGTGGCTCGTcaagctcctcctctcccgcggCTACGCCGTGCACGCCACCGTCCGCGACCTCA GTGACGAGAAGACGGCGCACCTGAAGCGGCTGCCGGGCGCCTCTGATCCCCAAGGCCTCAGGCTTTTCAGGGCCGATCTCCTCGACCGCGGCGCCATGGCGGCCGCGATCGCGCGGTGCCAAGGGGTTTTCCACGTCGCGACCCCGGTTCCATCCGGGAACCTGACCGATCCAGAG CGGGAAATGCTAGATCCTGCTGTTACTGGTACCAAAAATGTACTCGAGGCTGCTTCAGCAGCGAAAGTTCGACGAGTTGTGGTTGTTTCGTCCATGGTCACCGTCGAGATCAACCCGAAAAACTGGCCCAAAGACAAGATCAAGGATGAGAGCTGTTGGTCAGATAAAGAATTCTGCAGGAACAACGAG GACTGGTATTCAGTAGCAAAGATCACGTCAGAAGAGGTGGCGCTGGAATACGGGCGGCGGATCGGGCTGGACGTCGTGACCATCAACCCGGCGCTGGTGCTTGGTCCCCTGCTGCAGCCGACGTGCAACACCAGCTGCCAATTCCTCATCTACTTCCTGAAAG GGGGGCCTGACCGGATAAGGGACAAGCTCTGGCACATCGTCGACGTCCGCGACGTCGCCGACGCGCTGCTCCTGCTCTACGAGGCGCCCGCAGCCTCCGGCAGGCACATCTGCGCGCCGCATTCCGTCGGCGCTCGTGACCTGCTGCGCTTGTTGAAGCGGATGTACCCTGGCTACCCTTGCGTAAACGA GGACAGCATCATCGACATGGACAACCATGCTCCGATGACGTCCGACAAGCTGAGGAAGCTGGGGTGGAGCTGCCGGCCGCTGGAGGAGACGATCGCCGACACCGTCGGGTTCTGCGAGCAGGCTGGGTTTCTTTGCGATCTGCAGGGAGCGCACTGCCGTTTCCCTCCCGTTTACAACAAAATCTAA